A window of the Limanda limanda chromosome 8, fLimLim1.1, whole genome shotgun sequence genome harbors these coding sequences:
- the spata2l gene encoding spermatogenesis associated 2-like — MSSSRQRARDLLQAYELSLEQQILGRGSSHACGDQELWRQVEARLTEADAQDAHCLGLDPLEVMEESLKAPPAAARGSKVRSRGRLQDLGKAFEVLEQAALNLYLGPWRHEYKVVKMYSGTFTHFIKPVLSTPQIEKLFGLLGYRPSSQEQLFLQELRTSSASLDDLLRLACAFYLARCECRLLQAALGKHVGESQWELGVVRERQRGNSLQVAMDTTKKTMKVNQPRMEPFAGGVDVDLYTDQLLNGGAAAAGVSDDKPWSSSPPAVKTHGDGFTPQSSSSGAVCITTLNCQLSKMSLGDSGAGSSGGKKPGRRPSEGSRSDKVDPEPQVGGSQVEAAAPGERESEAEHFCSCLQAPHVLLQRCVDCQTLHSITCALLQHCLMERHAVGPFEDLAESGAASPQSLVASDMKASPAPPARSSSDPRDEPESHIPSLQPISFHDCCDLAQLDPQALCHSCSVFHSGSCRDLDYCTVHHATTPLGRCGCGKPCPRKPLVLCRYCGKEYCRDCWYRNPVECTCGRTFDQSSSV; from the exons ATGAGCAGCTCCAGGCAGCGAGCCCGGGATCTGCTGCAGGCCTACGAGCTGAGCCTGGAGCAGCAGATCCTGGGCCGGGGCTCCAGCCACGCATGTGGAGACCAGGAGCTGTGGAGGCAGGTGGAGGCTCGGCTGACGGAGGCCGACGCTCAGGACGCCCACTGCCTGGGTCTGGATCCgctggaggtgatggaggagtcGCTCAAGGCGCCGCCAGCCGCTGCCAGGGGGTCGAAGGTCAGATCCAGAGGTCGCCTGCAGGACCTGGGGAAAGCGTTCGAGGTCCTGGAGCAAGCGGCTCTCAACCTGTACCTCGGGCCCTGGAGGCACGAGTACAAGGTCGTCAAG ATGTATTCTGGGACTTTCACCCACTTCATCAAGCCGGTGCTGTCCACGCCTCAGATCGAGAAGCTCTTCGGTCTGTTGGGCTACCGGCCCAGCTCCCAGGAGCAGCTGTTCCTCCAGGAGCTCCGGACCAGCTCCGCCTCCCTGGACGACCTCCTGCGCCTGGCCTGCGCCTTCTACCTGGCTCGCTGCGAGTGTCGCCTCCTGCAGGCGGCGCTGGGGAAGCACGTGGGCGAGTCCCAGTGGGAGCTGGGTGTggtgagagagaggcagagaggaaacagcCTGCAG GTCGCCATGGATACCACCAAGAAGACCATGAAGGTCAACCAGCCGCGGATGGAGCCGTTTGCCGGCGGCGTGGACGTGGATCTGTACACAGACCAGCTCCTGAacgggggggcggcggcggcgggcgtGAGTGACGACAAACCCTGGAGCTCGTCTCCACCTGCTGTGAAAACCCACGGCGACGGGTTCACGCCTCAGTCGTCCTCGTCCGGCGCCGTCTGCATCACCACGCTCAACTGCCAGCTCAGCAAGATGTCTCTCGGGGACTCGGGGGCCGGCTCCTCGGGGGGGAAGAAGCCGGGCAGGCGTCCCAGCGAGGGCTCGAGGTCGGACAAGGTGGACCCTGAGCCCCAGGTGGGCGGCTCCCAGGTGGAAGCTGCGGCtccgggggagagagagagtgaagcggagCACTTCTGCAGCTGCCTCCAGGCTCCTCACGTGCTCCTGCAGCGCTGCGTGGACTGTCAGACGCTGCACAGCATCACGTGTGCCTTGCTGCAGCACTGCCTGATGGAGCGCCACGCCGTCGGGCCCTTCGAAGACCTCGCCGAGTCCGGAGCCGCGTCGCCTCAGAGTCTGGTGGCGAGCGACATGAAAGCTTCTCCAGCTCCGCCAGCCAGGTCCTCCTCGGATCCACGAGACGAGCCCGAGTCCCACATCCCGTCTCTTCAACCAATCAGCTTCCACGACTGCTGCGACCTGGCCCAGCTGGACCCGCAGGCGCTGTGCCACAGCTGCAGCGTGTTCCACTCGGGCTCCTGCAGAGACCTGGACTACTGCACGGTGCACCACGCCACCACGCCGCTGGGCCGCTGCGGCTGCGGGAAGCCGTGTCCCCGGAAGCCTCTGGTGCTGTGCCGGTACTGTGGGAAGGAGTACTGCCGGGACTGCTGGTACCGGAACCCGGTGGAGTGCACCTGCGGCCGAACCTTCGACCAGTCGTCCTCCGTGTGA
- the pdf gene encoding peptide deformylase, mitochondrial, whose protein sequence is MNPTPCGSVLRLCAAGALRSTTAARLPRVSASPPPPPPCRRSYCSDIKVRSYLQYIKRKIIPPPCPPYAHVCQVGDPVLRSRAAAVDPAAVTQPEIQKVIGSLVKVMRKLECVGLSAPQVGVPLRILALEYPKWMLVESSAASREARGLSAQPLRVFVNPQLRVLDSRTVLFQEACESISGFSATVPRFLSVEVSGLNEKGQEVTWTASGWPARILQHEMDHLDGVLYTDRMDSKSFININWQKHNE, encoded by the exons ATGAACCCGACGCCGTGTGGGTCCGTGCTCCGGCTCTGTGCCGCCGGCGCCTTGAGGTCGACCACCGCCGCTCGTCTCCCACGAGTCTCCGCCtcccccccgccgccgccgccctgCAGACGCTCTTACTGCAGCGACATCAAAGTGCGCTCTTATCTTCAATACATCAAACGCAAgatcatcccccccccctgccctccGTACGCCCACGTGTGCCAGGTGGGCGACCCGGTGCTGAGGTCACGGGCCGCGGCCGTGGACCCTGCAGCCGTCACGCAGCCGGAGATCCAGAAGGTCATCGGCTCTCTGGTGAAGGTCATGCGTAAGCTGGAGTGCGTGGGCCTCAGTGCGcctcaggtgggggtcccgctCCGGATCCTGGCGCTGGAGTACCCCAAGTGGATGTTGGTGGAGAGCTCTGCGGCGTCCAGGGAGGCCCGGGGTCTCTCCGCCCAGCCGCTCAGGGTCTTCGTGAACCCTCAGCTGAGAGTTCTGGACTCACGCACGGTTCTGTTTCAGGAAGCGTGCGAGAGCATCTCAGGGTTCTCCGCCACGGTTCCTCGCTTCCTGTCGGTGGAAGTGTCGG GTCTGAATGAGAAGGGTCAGGAGGTCACGTGGACGGCGAGCGGCTGGCCGGCTCGGATCCTCCAGCACGAGATGGACCACCTGGACGGCGTCCTCTACACCGACCGCATGGACAGCAAGTCCTTCATCAACATCAACTGGCAGAAGCACAACGAGTAG